The uncultured Treponema sp. genomic sequence TTTTGATTGGAGTTCTTCAAGGAAAATATGATGTTGGAACAAAAGGCGTTTGGATTACAGAAGAGCGAAAGAAAAAATATATTTTTCCGCAGACTCCAATTGGAGCCAGCATCATTGGAATTGTAATCAGAAAAGACACAGCGGACAAAATAACAGACATGAAATCGTTTGCAAAATATTCAGGAAAACTTGTTCCAATCGGACCTTCAAATGCGCAGTACAACATAATCGATGAATACAACAAGCAAAATCCAGATGCACAGGTAAAGCTTGTGGCAGGCGACCAGTTCGAAGCGGCAGATGGTTATGTTTGGGTTGTGGAAGGCAGATACGATGCCCGGGTAGACATAAAGCTTTCGTTCCAGAACAACATTGAAAAAGAAGGCGCGCCTTACGCAAAGTACAAGGACAAACTTTCTTATGTTCCGTACAAGGCGATTCCAACTTGGCCGCTTTTCAACAGAAAAAATCAGGCTCTTGCAAACGCTTATGACGAAGCAATAAAAACGCTCAAGGAAAACGGCACGCTCGAAAAACTTTCACAGAAGTATTTTGGCGAGGACATTTTTTCCTTTGTAGAATAAAAATAGAGTTGCCCTAAAAATATCTTTCATGTCATTTTCGGGCTTGACCCGAAAATCTAAATGTATATTTAAAGATTGCCGTATCAAGTACGGCAATGACAAGTTTAACAACAATTTGGGAGCACCGTAAAAATATGGACAGACCATTTTATCCTGAAAAAATTCTTGAGCTTATTCCAGTTCTTTTGCCTTACCTGCTGGTAACTTTTAGGATTATCGCGGGAACAGTTTTGACTGGACTTTTCATAGGATTTTTTCTTGCAAAAGGAATGCTTTCTTCCCGCAATGCGCCAAGGAAAATTTCTTCCTTTATAATAAACGCATTCAGATGCACGCCTTCAATTGTAATGTTATTTGTAGTTTTTTACGGGCTTCCAAATTTGTTCTGGGCAATATTCAAGGTTGACATAAACAGCTGGGCAAAATCATTTTATGTAATTCTTGCGCTGGGACTTTTGTTTTCAGCAAGCGCGGCGGAAATAATGAGAGCAAGCTACCTAAGCGTTCCAAAAGGTCAAAGGGAAGCCGCATTGACTTCCGGGCTTACAGAGTTCCAGGCTTTCAGGCGGATAATTTTTCCGCAGGCATTCGCAGTGTCGCTTCCAAATCTTGGAAACAGCCTGATTGCGCTTTTAAAGGAAGGTTCGCTTGCATACACAATCGGACTTGTGGATGTAATGGGAAAAGGAAATCTTTTTATCAGCATGAACTTTGGAGCTTATGCTGTGGAAACTTACACGGCACTTGCGCTTATTTACTGGACGCTCACAATTTCTATTGAGCAGATTTTCGGCAGGCTGGAAAAACATTTTTCACGCGGAAGAAAAACTTTTTAACTGGGAGAACTTATGTTTGACGTGGAATTTTTCTTTAGAACATTTTGGCTTTCTTTTAAGGCTCTTCCTGTTACTTTAAAAATAACCGCCGTGGCTTTTGCAGCCGGAACTGCGCTTGGATTTTTGATTGCACTTTGCAGAATACACAAGGTAAAAGTTCTTTCGCAAGTTTGCGCGTTTTTAGTTTCGTTTATACGTGGAACTCCGATTGTTCTTCAGATTCTTGTTGTGTATTCAATAATTCCGTCGCTTTTAAATTCAGTTTTTAAAAATGCCGGAAGCTCAATTGATGTGTTCAAAATAAATCCGATTGTCTACGCTTACATTGTATTTTCATTGAACAACACGGCGATTCTTTCGGAAGTGTTCCGTTCAGCCTTGCTCACAGTCAGCAAAGGCCAGTTTGAAGCCGGAATTACTTGCGGACTTACAAGCTATCAGACCTACAGAAGAATTATAATTCCACAGGCACTTGAAAGCGCGCTCCCGAACATCTGCAACGCAACCGTGAATCTTATAAAAAATACTTCGCTTGCATTTATGATGACTGTAAAAGACATTACAGCAGTTGCAAGAATTGAAGCTTCTTACGGTTACAATTATATCGAATCTTATCTTGATATTTTTGTAATCTACATAATTGTGTGTTCTATAGTTCAGCAAATTTTCAGGCTGGCGGAAAAGAAAGTTTCAGTTTATAGAACAGGAAAAAGAGCGTTAAAATTGGAAGGTGAAAAATGCTGAAAGTAAAAAATGTGCACAAATCATTTGGAGAAAATGAAATATTAAAAGGCGTTGACTTGACAGTTGAAAAAGGAGATGTTGTTGTAATCCTCGGACCTTCTGGCTCTGGAAAAACAACATTTCTGCGCTGCCTTGATTTTCTTGAAACTGCGGACGAAGGCGAAATGGAATTTGATGAAATACATACAAGCCTTTCTCATCCGCATAAAAAAACTGTTCTTCAAGTGCGCCGGAAAACTGGATTTGTTTTTCAGAACTACAATCTTTTTACCAACAAAACTGTGCTTGAAAATGTAATGGAAGGTCTTGTTACCGCAAGAAAAATTCCAAAGGAAGATGCAAAAAAAACTGCGGAAGAAGCTCTTTTAAAAGTCGGACTTTTGGAACGAAAGGATTTTTATCCGTCGCAGCTTTCTGGAGGACAACAGCAGCGTGTCGGAATTGCGCGCGCCATTGCAACGAATCCTGATGTTGTGCTTTTTGACGAGCCTACATCCGCGCTTGACCCGGAGCTTGTTGGAGAAGTTCTTGGTGTTATAAAAAAACTTGCAAAGGAAGGAACTACAATGATTGTTGTTACGCACGAAATGAGTTTTGCAGAAGACGTGGCGACTCAAGTAGTTTTTATGGACGGCGGAGTTGTTGTAGAAAAAGGCACAAGCGCGCAGATTTTTCAGCATCCAAAAGAAGAGCGCACAAAGAAATTCCTGCAGCGCGTGTTAAAGCCAATCGAATATATAATCTAAAAAAATCAGGCGGAAAAAATGGCGTTATCAATAGAAACAAAATGCATTCACTTGGAAGATGAGGACAACTGTAAAAATCACTACGGCGCGGTAAGTTTCCCGATTTATCAGACAGCAACTTACGCGCATCCAGGAGCAGGAAAAAGCACAGGCTTTGATTATTCGAGGCTGCAAAATCCAACCCGTGAGCAGCTTGAAAAAACTGTTGC encodes the following:
- a CDS encoding transporter substrate-binding domain-containing protein encodes the protein MKKTILALIALAAIFPLFAKPKKSDGKVQKIRVAHTNYYVPYDFVNDKGESDGFEVAVLKEVDKLLPQYEFEYFPTSDDDLLIGVLQGKYDVGTKGVWITEERKKKYIFPQTPIGASIIGIVIRKDTADKITDMKSFAKYSGKLVPIGPSNAQYNIIDEYNKQNPDAQVKLVAGDQFEAADGYVWVVEGRYDARVDIKLSFQNNIEKEGAPYAKYKDKLSYVPYKAIPTWPLFNRKNQALANAYDEAIKTLKENGTLEKLSQKYFGEDIFSFVE
- a CDS encoding amino acid ABC transporter permease, encoding MDRPFYPEKILELIPVLLPYLLVTFRIIAGTVLTGLFIGFFLAKGMLSSRNAPRKISSFIINAFRCTPSIVMLFVVFYGLPNLFWAIFKVDINSWAKSFYVILALGLLFSASAAEIMRASYLSVPKGQREAALTSGLTEFQAFRRIIFPQAFAVSLPNLGNSLIALLKEGSLAYTIGLVDVMGKGNLFISMNFGAYAVETYTALALIYWTLTISIEQIFGRLEKHFSRGRKTF
- a CDS encoding amino acid ABC transporter permease, which gives rise to MFDVEFFFRTFWLSFKALPVTLKITAVAFAAGTALGFLIALCRIHKVKVLSQVCAFLVSFIRGTPIVLQILVVYSIIPSLLNSVFKNAGSSIDVFKINPIVYAYIVFSLNNTAILSEVFRSALLTVSKGQFEAGITCGLTSYQTYRRIIIPQALESALPNICNATVNLIKNTSLAFMMTVKDITAVARIEASYGYNYIESYLDIFVIYIIVCSIVQQIFRLAEKKVSVYRTGKRALKLEGEKC
- a CDS encoding amino acid ABC transporter ATP-binding protein → MLKVKNVHKSFGENEILKGVDLTVEKGDVVVILGPSGSGKTTFLRCLDFLETADEGEMEFDEIHTSLSHPHKKTVLQVRRKTGFVFQNYNLFTNKTVLENVMEGLVTARKIPKEDAKKTAEEALLKVGLLERKDFYPSQLSGGQQQRVGIARAIATNPDVVLFDEPTSALDPELVGEVLGVIKKLAKEGTTMIVVTHEMSFAEDVATQVVFMDGGVVVEKGTSAQIFQHPKEERTKKFLQRVLKPIEYII